A region of Drosophila suzukii chromosome 2L, CBGP_Dsuzu_IsoJpt1.0, whole genome shotgun sequence DNA encodes the following proteins:
- the LOC108010968 gene encoding uncharacterized protein, whose amino-acid sequence MQRKAKPTLTYKVPINWMFDMNLRVKSEFKLYNLMPGNGFRSRLLRRCHGKEISGYIVFTHGARRAFGVMIGQRKHISEMKDWLLSSCIPEPFANRIKFSSFEINFNPNRESFHVKYTLPKNTKYLGDMDENYFRDKKDMRKPKKRRCKRLGEYADFFDPEFFANSKTPRENFDYTSTKVNSDAT is encoded by the coding sequence ATGCAGAGAAAAGCTAAACCTACATTGACATATAAGGTTCCCATTAACTGGATGTTTGATATGAATCTTCGGGTCAAGAGCGAATTTAAGCTGTACAACCTAATGCCAGGAAATGGCTTCCGAAGTCGACTATTGCGTCGCTGCCACGGGAAGGAGATTTCTGGATATATAGTATTCACCCATGGCGCAAGACGAGCTTTTGGGGTAATGATTGGGCAGCGAAAACATATAAGCGAAATGAAGGACTGGCTGTTGAGTTCTTGCATTCCAGAACCCTTTGCCAATCGTATAAAATTCTCATCCTTCGAGATAAACTTCAATCCGAACCGAGAAAGTTTTCATGTAAAATATACTCTCCCCAAGAACACTAAATACCTGGGCGATATGGATGAGAATTACTTTCGGGATAAAAAGGACATGAGAAAACCAAAGAAACGAAGATGCAAAAGACTCGGTGAATATGCCGATTTCTTTGATCCAGAATTCTTCGCCAATTCAAAAACTCCCCGGGAGAACTTTGATTATACAAGCACAAAAGTCAATTCTGATGCCACCTAG
- the LOC108013022 gene encoding uncharacterized protein, with protein MSLELVPRTEPVKIYLITYEMRVPEDSGKAILPIVAHKATELEVCGYIAYTHCGRKVGGELEGTETGLRAMVEWLLAKSQGNGDLGDGEKIKSQMTEPRFSKWKLQSGAKYDDFFCC; from the coding sequence ATGTCCCTGGAACTGGTGCCCCGGACCGAACCCGTGAAGATCTACCTAATAACCTATGAGATGAGGGTACCCGAAGATTCCGGTAAGGCAATCCTGCCCATTGTGGCCCACAAAGCCACAGAACTGGAAGTGTGTGGCTACATCGCGTATACGCACTGTGGCCGCAAGGTGGGCGGCGAACTGGAGGGCACAGAGACTGGTCTGCGGGCGATGGTCGAGTGGCTGCTGGCCAAAAGCCAAGGGAACGGGGATCTCGGGGACGGGGAGAAGATCAAAAGCCAGATGACCGAGCCACGATTCTCGAAGTGGAAGCTGCAATCAGGGGCCAAATACGATGATTTCTTTTGCTGCTGA